A genomic segment from Asterias amurensis chromosome 6, ASM3211899v1 encodes:
- the LOC139938139 gene encoding patched domain-containing protein 3-like → MRFDCIEKNIKKFFFNYGGFIARHPLWFLFSPMLLAGVLGVGMLFITSEQSVENLYTPENGQAKTDRKTVEELFTQHGDNDTLVTRLTRLGRSGKIIIQRQDGGNVLTETVFEEILNLHEEILNLHGTMLHNDLVDPFYFVDLCVKWNNTCNENAILSVHDYNSSMLQAINLTYPVYNSNKKFVFSGGELGGVKFKSNLSDEVLSAEVMQLSYILRYQDSMDDQRSALWEDKFLQVVEAFNATEIRITRQVSSTLETELDKASSNVIKDFSITFTLLITFSICSCVMFDWVRSKPWLAGCGVISAGLAVLSSFGLMGYIGVPYINAVGSAPFLIIGIGVDDMFIMVAAWRQTDVRLPVEERMRYAFSEAAMSITITSITDALAFGIGAITYFRSVRIFCMYTGVAVIFDYVYQITFFGACMALFGRREAANRHCMSCLKVQPKEETESTAYKIFCAGGSQPPAGQDREFNDHALMIFFKKYYGPCITIWWMTLLISVVYVGYLGAAIYGCTQVQEGLSLRNLARDNSYAADFLDMESAYFKQYGPQVALVFTEKRDVWNPKVQDIMEQTLAKMEDNEYTFSRDHNLSASWLRDYLDFLNSTNLKEPNQAQFINTLRDDFLKHPAYKQYSLDIVFCDNGTNIKASRFFVTTKDLNTTEKERFMTTELRQIAKDSELPAIVYHPDFIFYDQYISILPNTLQNLGIAVGAMLIVALLMIPNPICSIIVTLAVASIVTGVVGYMTFWQVNLDAIAMTSLILSVGFSVDFSAHISYAYVTADKGSRQANIIHALYSVGMPIVQGSLSTLLGVVVLAFTDSYIFRTFFKTMFLVIFIGALHGLVFLPVFLWLTIPVKASDENENALVSVSDNRQSRPATVSSTVGPLSAPMPTTPLSPSPPPQNYL, encoded by the exons atgagaTTCGATTGCATCGAGAAGAATATTAAGAAATTCTTCTTCAACTATGGCGGTTTCATCGCCAGGCACCCGTTGTGGTTCCTATTCTCACCGATGTTGCTGGCTGGAGTACTCGGTGTTGGAATGTTGTTCATTACAAGTGAGCAGAGCGTAGAGAATTTATACACACCGGAGAATGGGCAGGCGAAAACAGACCGGAAAACAGTGGAAGAGCTTTTTACACAACATGGCGACAACGACACCTTAGTGACTCGTCTGACAAGGCTTGGTCGATCGGGGAAAATTATCatacaaagacaagatggtGGAAACGTTCTGACGGAGACTGTCTTTGAAGAAATTCTTAATCTTCATGAAGAAATTCTTAATCTTCATGGGACGATGCTACACAACGATTTGGTGGatccattttattttgttgatctcTGTGTCAAATGGAACAATACTTGTAATGAAAACGCAATACTGTCTGTACACGATTACAACTCAAGCATGTTACAGGCGATCAATCTGACTTATCCTGTCTacaattcaaacaaaaagtttgtATTTTCTGGTGGAGAGTTGGGAGGAGTGAAgttcaaatctaatttatcgGATGAAGTACTTTCAGCAGAGGTCATGCAGTTATCTTACATCTTACGATATCAAGACAGCATGGATGACCAACGAAGTGCTCTATGGGAGGACAAGTTTCTTCAAGTTGTTGAAGCCTTCAATGCAACTGAGATAAGAATCACTCGTCAGGTATCCAGTACTCTTGAGACAGAGTTAGATAAAGCCAGCTCCAATGTCATCAAAGACTTTAGTATCACCTTTACGCTGTTGATTACCTTCAGCATTTGTTCCTGTGTGATGTTTGACTGGGTACGGAGCAAGCCTTGGTTGGCTGGTTGTGGGGTGATATCTGCCGGCCTAGCTGTGCTCTCATCGTTCGGTCTGATGGGTTACATCGGAGTACCTTACATCAATGCGGTGGGATCGGCACCATTTCTTATTATTG GTATTGGAGTCGACGACATGTTCATCATGGTTGCTGCCTGGCGACAGACTGACGTCAGACTGCCCGTGGAAGAGCGCATGCGCTATGCCTTCTCCGAGGCTGCCATGTCGATAACCATCACATCCATCACAGATGCCTTAGCTTTCGGTATTGGCGCTATAACGTACTTCAGATCGGTGCGTATATTCTGCATGTATACCGGCGTGGCTGTCATCTTTGACTACGTATACCAGATTACTTTCTTCGGTGCCTGCATGGCTCTATTTGGTAGACGTGAGGCGGCGAACAGACACTGCATGTCATGTCTTAAAGTTCAACCTAAGGAGGAGACCGAATCTACAGCGTACAAGATATTCTGCGCAGGTGGGTCGCAACCTCCAGCCGGCCAAGATAGGGAATTCAACGATCATGCATTGATGATATTCTTCAAGAAGTATTACGGTCCCTGCATCACAATATGGTGGATGACATTACTCATTTCAGTGGTATACGTTGGTTACTTGGGTGCCGCCATCTATGGATGTACTCAGGTACAAGAAGGTCTGAGTCTGCGCAACCTCGCCCGAGATAACTCATACGCAGCTGACTTCCTAGATATGGAAAGTGCCTACTTCAAGCAGTATGGTCCGCAGGTTGCATTGGTGTTCACCGAGAAAAGAGACGTCTGGAATCCAAAAGTACAAGACATCATGGAACAGACTTTAGCAAAGATGGAAGACAACGAGTATACGTTCAGTAGAGACCACAATCTGTCTGCTTCATGGCTACGGGACTATCTTGATTTCCTGAACTCTACCAACCTCAAAGAACCAAACCAGGCCCAGTTCATCAACACACTCCGAGACGATTTCCTCAAACATCCAGCCTATAAACAGTACTCCCTTGATATTGTTTTCTGCGATAACGGCACCAACATTAAGGCCTCGAGATTCTTTGTCACAACGAAAGACCTGAACACCACCGAAAAAGAAAGATTCATGACGACTGAGCTGAGACAAATTGCAAAGGATTCAGAGCTACCTGCAATAGTCTACCATCCAGACTTCATCTTCTATGATCAATACATATCAATCTTGCCAAACACGCTTCAAAACTTAGGCATCGCGGTCGGAGCTATGTTGATTGTAGCTTTACTCATGATCCCGAACCCAATCTGTTCTATCATCGTTACTCTGGCTGTAGCCTCCATCGTTACAGGGGTGGTTGGGTACATGACCTTTTGGCAAGTCAACCTCGATGCCATCGCCATGACTAGCCTCATTCTCTCCGTAGGTTTCAGTGTGGATTTCTCAGCACACATCAGCTACGCCTACGTCACAGCAGACAAAGGTTCACGTCAGGCCAACATCATCCATGCTCTATACTCCGTCGGCATGCCGATCGTACAGGGTTCCCTCTCAACCTTACTCGGCGTCGTAGTCCTCGCCTTCACAGATTCGTACATCTTCAGAACCTTCTTCAAGACGATGTTTCTTGTTATCTTCATCGGTGCCTTGCATGGACTTGTTTTCCTCCCCGTTTTCCTCTGGCTCACAATTCCCGTGAAAGCTAGCGACGAGAACGAAAATGCATTGGTTTCGGTTTCAGACAACCGTCAATCGAGGCCGGCCACCGTGTCCTCCACCGTCGGACCGCTCTCTGCACCCATGCCCACCACCCCGTTGTCCCCAAGCCCTCCACCACAAAACTACCTGTGA
- the LOC139938141 gene encoding uncharacterized protein has translation MANMADDVTKSYQREETRYLKEELDVLNTAAATGQVNRTWAVINKIAGKNKANNNKVRKSDGTQIKKHTKDLLSEWQAYFKDLLNAEPVHPLKLPDPAEEDLPINTDPISREEIEIAIRRLKSGKAAGLDNSTTPDILKYGGSFMRETIHTICSKVFSEKIALSQLKTNLIIPIPKKDINLTSMSNYRGITLMSVAAKIYNRVLLDRIRPIVGPYLRNNQAEVIVKAIRILYDGSKSAVLVEGELTKEFPTDTGILQGDVLDPFLFVIVTDYVLSISIKDSGFTTHPRRSSRAPAQILSDLEFADDIALCESTLEGARSQLLDVSEAARSTWILTKHLTAYLNSYHTNCLRIILVIKRLDNVTNTTLYNLSHQSALTQTIQKRQLRWVGHILRKPTNEPLNIYALYPPLHGRRKQGRQRLLYPEYIGRLVSPDFLLSPLEIRRIAQDRREWEKLVSACCAVD, from the exons ATGGCGAACATGgctgatgacgtcaccaaatcATACCAAAGGGAAGAAACCAGATATCTCAAAGAGGAGCTAGATGTTCTAAACACTGCAGCAGCAACAGGCCAAGTAAACCGAACATGGGCAGTTATTAACAAAATAGCTGGAAAGAACAAGGCCAATAATAACAAAGTCAGAAAGAGTGATGGTACCcagataaaaaaacacacaaaagatCTACTATCAGAGTGGCAGGCCTACTTCAAAGACCTCTTAAATGCAGAGCCAGTacatcccttgaaattgccAGATCCCGCTGAAGAAGACCTGCCAATCAACACCGATCCAATATCTCGGGAGGAAATTGAAATCGCCATCAGGAGGTTGAAAAGTGGTAAGGCAGCTGGTCTTGACAACTCTACCACACCTGACATATTAAAGTATGGTGGAAGCTTCATGAGAGAGACCATACACACTATCTGCAGCAAGGTCTTCTCCGAAAAGATAGCTCTCAGTCAATTGAAAACCAACCTCATCATTCCAATCCCAAAGAAGGATATAAACCTGACTTCCATGTCAAACTACAGAGGCATCACCTTAATGTCAGTTGCTGCAAAGATCTACAACAGAGTGCTCCTTGACAGAATAAGACCTATCGTCGGACCTTACCTAAGAAACAACCAGGCAG AAGTCATCGTGAAGGCCATCCGCATTCTGTATGATGGATCGAAGAGTGCAGTGCTCGTTGAAGGAGAACTGACCAAAGAATTTCCAACAGACACCGGAATTCTCCAGGGAGATGTCTTGGACCCATTTCTCTTCGTTATTGTGACAGACTACGTGCTATCAATCTCCATCAAAGACTCAGGTTTCACAACACATCCAAGGAGATCTAGTAGAGCGCCAGCTCAGATTCTGAGTGATTTGGAATTTGCAGATGACATCGCACTCTGTGAATCAACCCTGGAGGGCGCAAGATCACAACTACTAGATGTCTCAGAAGCTGCCAGATCA ACATGGATCCTGACCAAGCACCTCACTGCATATCTCAATAGCTATCACACAAACTGCCTCCGAATCATACTGGTAATAAAACGTCTCGACAATGTTACTAACACCACGTTGTACAACCTCAGCCACCAAAGTGCATTAACTCAGACCATCCAAAAACGACAACTCAGATGGGTCGGACACATCCTGCGGAAACCCACCAACGAGCCACTCAACATCTACGCTCTGTACCCCCCATTGCATGGCCGGCGCAAACAAGGTCGTCAGCGCCTGCTGTACCCTGAGTACATTGGAAGATTAGTCTCCCCGGATTTTCTGCTCTCCCCGCTTGAGATTCGGAGAATAGCACAAGACAGGAGAGAATGGGAAAAGCTTGTGTCCGCCTGCTGTGCAGTcgactga